A region of the bacterium genome:
CCCACGCAGCAAGTTACAACTACTTCACAAGCATAAGTTTACTTGTGACGGAAGTATGCGCGGAAGTCAACGAGACAATATAGACGCCGCTGGGTTGCGAGTCAGCATTCCACAACACTCGGTGCGTTCCAACAGAATGAGTCGCATTGATTAAGGTGGCGACTTTGCGGCCGGTGACATCATATATATCGAGAGCGACAGGCGCGGAACGCGGAACGTCGTACTCGATGGCGACGCTCGAGTTGAACGGATTGGGATAGGTACTCGTGATGGAGAAGTTGGTCGGTAACGCGTCAGGAAGCGGGTCTGCGGAAATTTCACCGAAAAAGATATTCACAGAATCGGCGGCATCAGGCACCAGCGGCAGACCATCGTTATCCACCAGCCTCAGAATCACGCGGTGTTCGTACATGCACTCGAGCGTCACCTCCACAGGATTCGCGCTGAAATGCTCGAAAGCAAACGGCGGGCATTGCGGAATATCCGGTTGAACTTCCACGCGCAGATGACCGTCTCCCAGAGAATCAGAGATGATAAAGTCTTCAACATCAAAGTAAATGGTCACCGGATTGTGAAAGACTACGGTATCAGTGGCGGGAGAGGTAATCACAATACTCGGATTTCGCGGCTGATAGATGACATGCACGGAATCCATCACCGGCGGTTCAAGCGGAAGAAAATTAAGGTCGAGGATTTCAAGCGTGACGAGATTCTCGCCGGGGGACATCGTGACGGGATACGGTGCGACAATGTTTGTCAAGGCCGGATCCTGATCATTGACCGTGACCGAGACGAAACCGTCGCCGAAGTCGGGATCAATAAGAAAGTTCTCGACTTCAAAGATGATGTTGACCGCCGCGCTGTGAACAATCTCAAAATCCTGCGGCGAGACAATGTGAATTTCCGGAGGAAGCTGCGTATTCGGTCCGAGGGATCCGTTAGAATTTACGTTCTGCAGATAGATGTCCATCGTCGCGGTGCGCGAATCGGGCCACGCGGCGATGATTTGCCCGAAGGGATTGACGGTGGTATACGGCCGCCCTTTTTCGCTGACAACAGTGCAGAGGTCGGTGATCGGCGGTGTCCACGTCGGCTGACCGGCGGGATTCAACTGACTTGCGCGCAATAATGTGTTGAGCGCGCTGCCGGGAGCATATTGTGAATAGAACACGCCGAAATTATTGCCCTGCATATGTGCACGCACGTTGAAGCACGGCTCGGGAGAAAGTTGAGCGATGGTCGCACCGTTCACATTCCACAGGATGTCGCCCGCACCGCTCAGCAATTGCGCGTCCAAGCCGCCCATCGACTGATTGCTGTTGGCCGTTTGATAGAAGACGGCAATGCCGTTTCCGGCCAGCACTGCCGAAGGTGACATCTGCAATTCGTTTGCCGTGAGGTCAACCTGCACACCATTGGCCGTCCACATGACGCTGCCCGCAGCGTTGACGCGCTGCGCAAAGACGTGATGCACGTTATTGCGCGTGTCATACCAGAAAGAGTAGGCTCCGCCCGCACCGTCATAAATCACATCGGGCCGCATCTGAATTCCGATACCGTTGGTGGTCATGACTGCCACGCCGCCGGCCGGCCACATTGCGGCACCGGAATGCGAATATTTTTGCAGGTAGATATGGCGCGGCGAGGTGAACTGCGACCCTTGATGCACAAGATAAGAGAGAATCACACTGCTGCTGTCCGCAGCGGCGACGCGCGGTATTGAGACGCCGTTGGTGGCGGTAATCGTAATCACGGCGGGCGTAAAAACATCCTGACCTTGCATGTTCAGTCTGCGCAGGTGAATCATGTTTTCCTCCTGCCATGCGAAGACGACATCTCCGTTGTCCATTGGAGCGATGCGCGGGTCTGGTTCGAATCCGTCGTTGTTCGAGAGCGCGATCCCGTCAGGTCCCCAGAGAAATTCCTGCTGCGGACCGATACTGTAGACCGTGATGTCGCGGTCGCCGCCGCTGCGAATGTCGTTCACGGCGATGATACAGTTGTCGCTCGCATCAACAGCCATATCCCAGTCGGTGAGCCACGTGTCCTGCGGATGGTTGGAAATCAAAATTCCGCAGGGAGTAGCCCACTGCGGCACGCCGTTCGCATCCAAACGCTGCAGGTAAACATCGTAATTCCCAGAGGCCTGATCCTGCCATGTGATGTAGCAGCCGCCTTCCGAGAGCGCGGCGATTTTAGGGATGGCCTGTTCACCGCTGTGATTGCAGATCAAGAGATTCTGCGCGGGATCGGTTGGCCATTGAGCAAGTGCGGAGAGGGAGAAAAGTAGTGTGAGCAAAACGCGTTTCATGGGAGCACCTCTACAAAATGCAGTGGGGCACTCAGACTGAGTGCCCCACTAACGAACAGTTACTTCTGTATTCCGAGTTTCATCATCACCAATCCTGCGAGCAGTTTGGGATAGAAGTCGGTGGATTTTTGCGGCATGCGTTCACCGAGCGCGGCGACGGCCTTCACGTCATGGACACTTGTGGGGT
Encoded here:
- a CDS encoding T9SS type A sorting domain-containing protein, with the translated sequence MKRVLLTLLFSLSALAQWPTDPAQNLLICNHSGEQAIPKIAALSEGGCYITWQDQASGNYDVYLQRLDANGVPQWATPCGILISNHPQDTWLTDWDMAVDASDNCIIAVNDIRSGGDRDITVYSIGPQQEFLWGPDGIALSNNDGFEPDPRIAPMDNGDVVFAWQEENMIHLRRLNMQGQDVFTPAVITITATNGVSIPRVAAADSSSVILSYLVHQGSQFTSPRHIYLQKYSHSGAAMWPAGGVAVMTTNGIGIQMRPDVIYDGAGGAYSFWYDTRNNVHHVFAQRVNAAGSVMWTANGVQVDLTANELQMSPSAVLAGNGIAVFYQTANSNQSMGGLDAQLLSGAGDILWNVNGATIAQLSPEPCFNVRAHMQGNNFGVFYSQYAPGSALNTLLRASQLNPAGQPTWTPPITDLCTVVSEKGRPYTTVNPFGQIIAAWPDSRTATMDIYLQNVNSNGSLGPNTQLPPEIHIVSPQDFEIVHSAAVNIIFEVENFLIDPDFGDGFVSVTVNDQDPALTNIVAPYPVTMSPGENLVTLEILDLNFLPLEPPVMDSVHVIYQPRNPSIVITSPATDTVVFHNPVTIYFDVEDFIISDSLGDGHLRVEVQPDIPQCPPFAFEHFSANPVEVTLECMYEHRVILRLVDNDGLPLVPDAADSVNIFFGEISADPLPDALPTNFSITSTYPNPFNSSVAIEYDVPRSAPVALDIYDVTGRKVATLINATHSVGTHRVLWNADSQPSGVYIVSLTSAHTSVTSKLMLVK